One genomic region from Desulfurella amilsii encodes:
- a CDS encoding transglycosylase domain-containing protein: protein MKKVLIAVVLIFFLLFVGFTSFVVSLYIDTNKDFQTLMSGSFFPVPTTVYDAAGKKIAIFGAQRRQVVGFDQISNNMKKGILAAEDARFYEHGPISFRAIGRALFEDIIHGRIVQGGSTITQQLVKNLYLTPSKTIYRKLKEAVLAYKIANHLTKNEILTLYLNTVYFGSGAYGIESASEIYFNKHASDLTVAESAMLAGLVQAPNAYNPYYHPELAAKRTIYVLNNMLENHFITKQQYLEAVNSKIVLSHQSEMIRYGYNPKAAYFIEYVRLWLLNKYGEDVVNKGGLKVYTTLDMNMQRDAYNAVRNGILRLSGGKYNGLESALISIDPKNGYVEALIGGFDYQISQYNRAVQAKRQPGSAFKPTVYLTALEQGWKPTDTIADEPIEFKTGNKIWRPENYSHTFHGQVTLQYALAHSVNVATINLLSKIGVENAIANARRLGISEPIPDNLTIALGSFSTTLAQLTRAYCAFDNMGYLPKLIFITKITDKDGNEIYEDKPELKNVFPQDTGYVLVKMMQDVIKEGTGVAAQALGRPAAGKTGTTNQSRDNWFIGFTPQLVTGVWVGYDDYRSCGPTAVGATMALPIWLNFMQNALSGKPIEDWSPPQNLPAWAQALYLNQNVTNTTNSTNATIQTPINATNSTY, encoded by the coding sequence ATTGCTGTTGTTTTAATTTTCTTTTTGTTATTTGTAGGCTTTACTTCTTTTGTAGTATCTTTATATATAGATACGAACAAAGACTTTCAAACACTTATGAGTGGTAGTTTTTTCCCTGTGCCTACCACTGTTTATGATGCTGCTGGCAAAAAAATAGCTATTTTTGGAGCACAACGCAGGCAGGTTGTAGGTTTTGATCAAATATCTAACAACATGAAAAAAGGGATACTGGCAGCAGAAGATGCACGTTTTTATGAGCATGGCCCAATTAGTTTTCGTGCTATTGGACGCGCTCTGTTTGAAGATATAATTCATGGCCGAATTGTGCAAGGCGGTAGCACCATTACACAACAGCTTGTAAAAAACCTTTATTTAACACCATCAAAAACGATTTACAGAAAATTAAAAGAAGCGGTTCTTGCTTACAAAATTGCCAACCATCTTACAAAGAATGAAATTTTAACGCTTTATTTAAATACAGTATATTTTGGAAGTGGAGCTTATGGTATCGAATCTGCAAGTGAGATTTATTTTAACAAACATGCAAGCGATCTTACAGTTGCAGAATCTGCCATGCTTGCAGGCCTTGTTCAGGCGCCAAACGCTTATAACCCATACTATCATCCAGAACTAGCTGCAAAGCGCACTATTTATGTTTTAAATAATATGCTTGAAAATCATTTTATAACAAAACAACAGTATTTAGAGGCTGTAAATTCAAAAATTGTTTTATCTCATCAAAGCGAGATGATACGCTATGGTTATAACCCTAAAGCTGCTTACTTTATTGAATATGTAAGGCTGTGGCTTTTGAATAAATATGGTGAAGATGTTGTAAATAAAGGTGGTTTGAAGGTCTATACAACACTTGATATGAATATGCAGCGCGATGCTTACAATGCGGTAAGAAACGGCATATTAAGATTATCAGGTGGCAAATACAATGGTCTTGAGTCAGCTCTTATTTCGATAGACCCAAAAAACGGTTATGTGGAAGCTTTAATAGGCGGTTTTGACTACCAAATCAGCCAATACAACAGAGCTGTTCAGGCTAAAAGGCAACCAGGTAGTGCTTTTAAGCCAACTGTTTACTTAACGGCACTAGAGCAAGGTTGGAAGCCAACAGATACAATTGCAGATGAACCTATAGAGTTTAAAACAGGTAATAAAATATGGAGACCAGAAAACTACTCACATACCTTTCATGGTCAAGTTACGCTTCAGTATGCTTTAGCCCACTCTGTGAATGTTGCCACAATAAATTTGTTGTCAAAAATTGGCGTTGAGAATGCTATTGCCAACGCTAGAAGATTAGGTATAAGTGAGCCTATACCAGACAATTTAACTATAGCATTGGGTTCTTTCTCCACAACTTTAGCACAGCTTACAAGAGCCTATTGTGCATTCGATAATATGGGGTATTTGCCAAAATTAATATTTATAACCAAAATTACTGATAAAGACGGTAATGAAATTTATGAAGACAAACCTGAATTAAAAAACGTGTTTCCTCAAGATACTGGCTATGTGCTTGTTAAAATGATGCAGGATGTAATAAAAGAAGGTACAGGTGTAGCAGCCCAAGCTCTTGGCAGGCCTGCAGCAGGCAAAACTGGCACTACAAATCAATCGCGTGATAACTGGTTTATTGGGTTTACTCCACAGTTAGTTACGGGTGTTTGGGTAGGCTATGATGATTACCGCTCATGTGGGCCAACAGCTGTTGGCGCTACAATGGCTTTACCGATATGGCTTAATTTTATGCAAAATGCTTTGTCTGGAAAACCCATAGAAGATTGGTCGCCGCCACAAAATCTACCTGCATGGGCACAAGCGCTATATCTTAACCAAAATGTGACAAATACTACAAACTCGACAAATGCTACTATACAAACACCAATAAATGCCACAAATTCAACTTACTAA
- a CDS encoding RluA family pseudouridine synthase, translating to MPQIQLTNVGSQKRIDSYLAEVLEIPRNQIQKWIEKGKVCINGYVVNKNYKLKGEEKITFEPVEFEKPNLKVSDCDIKILYEDDFLVVVDKPAGIVVHPGAANEELSVVGALLYRGVKLSDIGVPLRPGVVHRIDKDTSGVIVLAKDNNVHFNLANQFAAHICKRYYIGVCEGHLKDYHGTIETQIGRHLKNRKIFSVTQGKHAITHYKVIMRLKDMDVVRFELETGRTHQIRVHMQYLNHPLVGDSVYSKTKSKIITRQALHAFYLGFYHPISNKFLKFYSKLSEDILNLLGLKED from the coding sequence ATGCCACAAATTCAACTTACTAATGTTGGCAGTCAAAAACGCATAGATTCGTATTTGGCTGAAGTTTTGGAAATACCCAGAAATCAAATTCAAAAATGGATTGAAAAAGGTAAAGTTTGTATAAACGGCTATGTTGTAAATAAAAATTACAAATTAAAAGGCGAAGAAAAAATTACCTTTGAGCCTGTTGAGTTTGAAAAACCAAACCTTAAAGTTTCTGACTGTGATATAAAAATATTGTATGAAGATGATTTTTTGGTTGTAGTCGATAAACCAGCAGGTATTGTAGTGCATCCTGGCGCTGCAAACGAAGAGTTAAGCGTAGTTGGAGCACTGTTATATAGGGGTGTGAAATTATCGGATATCGGTGTTCCACTAAGGCCTGGTGTAGTTCATCGCATAGACAAAGACACAAGCGGCGTAATCGTTTTAGCTAAAGACAACAATGTCCATTTTAATCTTGCAAATCAGTTTGCTGCGCATATTTGTAAGCGTTATTATATAGGCGTGTGCGAGGGGCACCTAAAGGATTATCATGGCACAATAGAAACACAAATTGGACGCCACCTAAAAAATCGAAAAATTTTCAGTGTAACGCAAGGCAAACATGCTATAACTCACTATAAAGTAATTATGCGCTTAAAAGATATGGATGTTGTGCGTTTTGAGTTAGAAACAGGTAGAACGCATCAGATTCGTGTTCACATGCAGTATTTAAACCACCCGCTAGTAGGCGATAGTGTGTATTCTAAAACCAAGTCGAAAATAATTACAAGACAAGCGCTACATGCATTCTATTTAGGGTTTTATCATCCAATAAGCAATAAATTCTTAAAATTTTACTCTAAGCTTTCAGAAGATATATTGAATTTATTGGGTTTAAAAGAGGATTGA
- a CDS encoding MFS transporter, translated as MKNIYLRGENTLENLKKKSMIFIVLLGIVSLFSDMTHEGARSISGQYLEILGASAAVVGFIGGLGELLGYSIRFFSGRLADKTHKYWPLAIFGYFINLLSVPLIALFPHWQWAILPIVFERIGRGIRVPPRDAMLSFATKSIGSGWGFGIHEFLDQLGAVIGPIFVSIILFLLGENNFRIAFFLLIIPATFAIGVLFFSRFQYPVPSKLEVKLVEFDSKGLPKLFWIYCLCVLGFAMGFLDFVLIAFHLEKTRLIAQPMIPILYAFAMGIDGVSALAFGKLFDKYGFIILLFAIVISVFANPLIFLTRSVYLIVIGMTCWGIGMGALESIIKAAVANIVPMDKRGSAFGIFNTLLGIFWFIGSFICGILYGISPTYLVVFSVTAQLFSIGSFLYFRSSLRV; from the coding sequence TTGAAAAACATCTATTTAAGGGGAGAAAACACCTTGGAGAACCTAAAAAAGAAATCTATGATATTCATAGTCCTATTAGGGATTGTAAGCTTGTTTTCGGATATGACGCATGAGGGTGCTAGATCCATTTCAGGCCAATATCTAGAAATTCTTGGTGCTAGCGCTGCTGTGGTGGGCTTTATTGGCGGATTAGGCGAGCTTTTGGGATATTCTATTAGATTTTTTTCTGGAAGACTTGCTGATAAAACTCATAAATATTGGCCACTAGCAATTTTTGGATATTTTATAAACCTACTATCGGTTCCATTGATAGCCCTTTTCCCTCATTGGCAGTGGGCAATATTGCCAATAGTATTTGAAAGAATTGGGAGAGGCATTAGGGTACCCCCAAGAGATGCAATGCTTTCGTTTGCTACAAAATCCATCGGGTCTGGGTGGGGTTTTGGGATTCATGAATTTCTAGATCAATTAGGAGCTGTCATTGGTCCTATTTTTGTATCGATAATTCTTTTTCTTTTAGGAGAAAATAACTTTAGGATCGCCTTCTTCCTCCTTATAATCCCTGCAACTTTCGCTATCGGAGTATTGTTTTTCTCAAGATTTCAATACCCAGTTCCATCAAAATTAGAAGTAAAACTAGTAGAATTCGATTCAAAGGGTCTGCCAAAGCTTTTTTGGATATATTGCCTTTGTGTATTAGGATTTGCTATGGGCTTTTTAGATTTCGTCTTGATAGCTTTTCATCTTGAAAAAACAAGGTTAATAGCCCAGCCTATGATACCTATACTCTATGCCTTTGCAATGGGGATAGATGGTGTAAGCGCTCTTGCATTTGGCAAACTTTTTGATAAATACGGCTTTATTATACTTCTCTTTGCTATCGTGATATCTGTTTTTGCAAACCCACTTATATTTCTGACTAGATCAGTTTACCTAATAGTAATTGGAATGACTTGCTGGGGCATAGGAATGGGTGCGCTTGAGTCCATCATAAAAGCCGCAGTGGCAAACATAGTCCCTATGGATAAAAGAGGCAGTGCCTTTGGTATATTTAACACATTGCTGGGTATATTCTGGTTTATTGGTAGCTTTATTTGCGGGATACTATACGGTATCTCGCCAACATACCTTGTAGTCTTCTCGGTAACCGCGCAACTTTTCTCGATAGGGAGCTTTTTGTATTTTAGAAGCAGCTTAAGGGTATAA